Below is a genomic region from Oreochromis niloticus isolate F11D_XX linkage group LG13, O_niloticus_UMD_NMBU, whole genome shotgun sequence.
TATGAGCAGCCAAACCCGTGGAAGGAAAGTTTTCAGCAGTTGGTATGGAAACTACTGACATATAATGTAGTAGCATTGGTTTCAGACTAAAGTGACCTCAATAATGTTTGCAGAACTTCAGTCCTAAATAAAGCAGGCCATGAAAACCACATGATCTAAAATGCTTTAAGAAATACCTTTACAGTAAAACCTTTTTAATCATCAAAATGTTAATCAGAAAATTGAAGGGAATGAGGTGGGGCCATTTGGGTAGAAccttcttatacatgtaatccAGTTTTTATATAGTAGTGCATTATTGAGCAACTTTAAAGCCAGTGTTGAGACAGGAACTAGGTCATTGTTGAATCTTTGAATGATTCTTCTGTGACCTTGGTGCAACTGTAAATTCTGCCATTGTGGATATAGCTGAAGTCACAAAGTGACATTCAGTATTGAAATAAAAGCATAGAAGAGGATGTTTTTAAAGATTGAAATagtgtttacatttattttctctgtaataCAATGATCTTAAGTATTTTCTTTTCCCTTCagtaaaaatgtgtcttttccCTTTGTTCCTCCATCTTTTTCATTATGCAATCCTTTTGTAATTGTTCACTTAAATTATTCACTTCTTCCACATGTGAATAATATGaatgtttcttcctttttttcccccagtatAAAGGCGCACATGTAAAACCAGGCTTTGCAGAACACTTTTACAGTAATCCTGCCAGATACAAAGGAAGAGATAACATGTTTGTAAGTGTAATTTTTACATActttaaaatcaaaacaaaacaaatcttcCACTTTAGTGTTGCGGTCATTCATCTGACCTGTTctcttttcttacttttttctttttccttccccCAGTACTATGACACCATTGAGGATGCTCTTGGAGGGGGTCAGGAGCCTCACTTTGACGGCCTGATATTTGTCCACTCTGGTATTTACACAGACGAATGGATCTACGTCGAGTCGCCTATCACAATGATTGGCGCTGGTAAGTGCGTTTGTAGTCATGGTTACGGTTTCAGTGCGCCCTTGTTTAGTCTGGTCTCTAATTAAACCAGTCTGGTCTTTTTGCAGCTCCTGGAAAAGTAGCAGAGAAAGTTATCATTGAGAATACCAGAGACTCTACGTTTGTATTCATGGAAGGCTCAGAAGATGCCTATGTTGGATACATGACCATTAGGGTGAGATGACTCTGATATTTCTTTCCTCACATATAGAgtaaatgtttccttttttcccaTGTTGTATGTATCTTAGTCCTGTTTTAGCTACTGTTGTCACAGTCAACgttaacagttttttttctcctgcagttTAATCCTGATGATAAATCCGCCCAGCACCACAATGCACACCATTGCTTGGAGATTACAGTCAATTGCAGCCCCATCATTGACCACTGCATCATACGCAGCACGTGCACAGGTAATTTTGCTTAGACCTGACTTTTCAGGCCTTTGGAGGGGTCAGTGGGAGCGTTTGACAGAAACTAAAGTTGTTCTTGGTTCCTCATAAGACAAAATGGCTGAGAATTACCTAGGTCTTGTgttgatgtgtttgtgctgaagtattattttctttttctttttttccatgaTGGCGCACAGATTGTTTTCATTGCTTGTTTTGACAGGTACATTTGTGGACTAATATATCATTGTCGTGCTTCTTTCAGTGGGGTCAGCAGTGTGTGTCAGTGGTCAGGGTGCTTGTCCCACAATCAAGCACTGCAACATCAGTGACTGTGAAAATGTTGGTCTTTACATCACTGACCATGCACAGGTAATGCACACCTGTTATTCatgttatttaaatataaacttAAATGTatatgtcagcttctgctgAGCGTGTTCTTCACTAGAGCTAAAGGAACAGCAGCATCAGTGACGTGCATCTATCACAGTTGTACATTCCTGCTTGGCTTTATATGTGAATACCATCACAAGTCTAAGTCCAGTGTAGAGACAACAGTCTTTTATCTATAAGGTTAAAGGAATGTTGAAACTAATCAACAGACTTGCAGCTGACctattattttgtttgttgctATTTTCTGTCACGTGTATAATGTTACAGTGCTAGAAGTTAGTATTAAACATGTCCAAATAATCATACATGTATTTGTGATGAGTGAGTCATTCAGCAAGGCAAGAGGTTAGGCCTCAGACCCAGTTTCTAGTGTTCTGGTCATCTGCTGGAGGCAAAGCACACCTACAGAATCACATTAGTCTCCTTGGCAAATGTAAATGAATGAACACATTCTTGCCAAACTGTCTCCTTGAGTAGCATTGAAAACATGTAATTGCATACAAATAACTGACAGGGCAGGGAGATTTATAGTTGTTTGGTTTATGcacaataaaactttacttGCTACATTAACTTTGGTGTTTCCTACCAGCAAATGatttacacacacatctgttgacagggaaaaaaaaacaaaagaaaaatattatatatCTTGTGAGTGAAAGAGTAAGTTCACCTTTATGCCACTTAGAAAGTAGGTAACTGGAATGACCAAAGAATTCTTGCTGTGTTGCTGCAGATGTTTAGGTTGACAGGATTGGTTGGAAAAGCTGCTATTTTTAATCAAGAACtataaattatgttatttggaTTTGCCATTTGTTTTCAGAGCCTTACACCAGTGCTCCTTTTATTCTGATCACATTTGctaaagctgtgttttcaaaCCAGTGATGTAGCTTTTCAGGAAGAACTTCCCATTAGAAGAAGCTGGCCATGGATAAGACAAaggcaaaaaaggaaaaactgcgGTTTTACATAAAGGATCATGGCCAGCTGGGGACTAGTAggtttattttaaatgcaattCTTCATGTCGTTCAGGGAATCTATGAAGACAACGAGATTTCAAACAACGCTCTGGCTGGGATCTGGGTGAAAAACCACGGCAACCCAATCATCAGACGGAATCACATCCACCACGGCAGAGACGTGGGAGTTTTTACATTTGACCACGGCATGGTGAGATCCACTTTAATGATGGTTTTATGTTGTGTATGTTTGTCAGCCACTAAATTGTATGAGAAGAAATGCAAATGTACAATGTGTAGTAGCCAAACAACACTAGTGCAGGTAAACTAggtgaaaaacataaaacaacatgATGATGGTGAACCTATAACATACATATAAGCTAAAAACCACTTTGACAAACCTATTATGAGCCTATCAATCTCTGTTTCCAGGGTTACTTTGAGAGCTGTAATATCCATAGGAACCGTATAGCCGGCTTTGAGGTGAAGGCATACGCCAATCCGACAGTGGTTCGTTGTGAGATCCATCATGGTCAGACAGGAGGCATCTACGTGCATGAAAAGGGCCGCGGCCAGTTCATTGAAAACAAGATCTTTGCAAATAACTTTGCAGGCGTGTGGATCACTTCCAACAGTGACCCCACAATACGGTCAGTTTGAACTGAAAGTCTTGAGCTCAAATCAGGTCAGCATTCAAATCTATCCGATTATTCGGGTTCTCAAATATGTTGTTCTGTCCAAAACAGGGGAAATGCCATTTTTAATGGTAACCAAGGTGGAGTTTATATTTTTGGTGATGGCAGAGGCCTCATTGAAGGAAACGACATCTATGGTAACGCCTTGGCAGGAATCCAGATCAGGACAAATAGCTGCCCTATTGTCAGGCACAACAAGATTCATGATGGCCAACATGGAGGAATATATGTGGTAAATATTTCTGAAAAtattgttttgcatatttaaggGTTTTTCATTCCAGCTTTCTTATTCTATTATGAGGTGAAACCGTGTGTTTCTGTCTCATGCAGCATGAAAAAGGACAAGGAGTCATTGAGGAGAATGAGGTGTACAGCAACACACTGGCAGGAGTGTGGGTTACAACGGGCAGTACGCCAGTGCTGAGGAGGAACAGGATACACAGCGGGAAGCAGGTCAGATCACAGGCTAGTTAGTACACCTAGAGGGATCTATACTGTTCATCTGATCATAATGAGATCACAAATTTCTGATGTCATGAGATCACAAATTTCAATTTAAGACCAATTTGACGTCCTGTGATTTAAAGCAAGATGGATAAAGGAATAAACCAGATTTATATAAAAGCACATTATGAAATGCTAAATAAAAGCCAATATATTTTCACTGCCATTTTAACAGGTTGGGGTTTACTTCTATGACAATGGCCATGGTGTGCTTGAAGACAATGATATCTACAATCACATGTACTCTGGAGTTCAAATAAGGTTTGTGTAACATGACAAATCATAACAAGTAACATAAGCAAAGATTTACCTGAGTGATGTCCTGATGTTAGGGTGGTCTGGTAGAGTAGTATTGAAACAGCGGCTCACCTTTCCATTGTGTCCCCCCTCCGCAGGACGGGCAGCAATCCTAAGATCAGACGGAACAAGATCTGGGGAGGCCAGAATGGCGGCATTTTGGTTTACAACTCAGGTGAGAAGAGGAGCTTTTTCTGTCTTATGTTCTCATTATTGCCATTGTTAATATACTGTTTAAACAGTGTGTCAATATTTTTGGCATGTTGCCTCAATAACAAAACATCAATGTatattgttgttttcttttttctcgtTAGGCTTAGGTTTCATCGAGGACAATGAGATCTTTGACAATGCAATGGCAGGTGTGTGGATAAAGACAGACAGCAACCCCACCCTGCGGAGGAATAAAATCCACGACGGGCGAGATGGCGGGATCTGTATATTCAACGGAGGAAGAGGTAACCGATTTATGACTGTGGAAGTGGAGTAAATACAAGCAGTGGAGATCCAATTTGGCTTTATAATATGAGGAAATTCAGACCTAAATTAATGTAATCCTATCTTTTGGTATGTAAATCccatcttttggtattttagtGAATTGTCAGATTAAAAGTCCATTTTCTGTTATTAGGTTTGCTAGAGGAGAATGACATTTTCAGAAATGCCCAAGCGGGGGTCCTCATTAGCACCAACAGTCACCCAGTACTGCGGAAAAACAGGATATTTGATGGCTTCGCTGCAGGTGGGTAATGCATGCACACTAGCTTTAATAGCTCATGATTTAAAACTTGTGATGAGATGCTTGAATTTAATTATTGTGGACTTTCAACATCACTGTGTCTTTGTAAAGAGATTATTCTTATTTGTTTATGTAAAACTAGGTATTGAAATCACCAACCATGCCACGGCGACTCTAGAGGGCAATCAGATCTTCAACAATCGTTTTGGGGGGTTGTTTCTTGCGTCTGGTGTCAATGTTACAATGAAAGGTATAGTATTAATGGCaaagatttttaaatattattgaataaaaatgcagaacTCTCATAACAGATCAAAACATCAGCGTACAaatttctgctgtttcctcCAGATAATAAAATATTGAACAATCAAGATGCCATTGAAAAAGCTGTGAGCAGAGGTCAGTGCCTGTACAAGATTTCAAGTTACACCAGCTACCCAATGCACGATTTTTACAGGTAAACTTTTTTCGCCTCTCACTTAACCTCAGCTATTTTTGTTTGTGATTGTTAAAAAACACACCTTGGGTTTCCATAGGTGTCACACTTGTAACACAACAGACCGCAACGCCATTTGCGTGAACTGTATCAAGAAGTGTCACCAAGGACATGATGTAGAGTTCATCAGACACGATAGGTAAGTCTGACTGATGCATGCTAGTAAACAGAACAAACTAAATACACCCTGGATGTAAATGGATGACAGACTTTGTACACTGGCTTGTTGGTGCCTTCCTTTGAAGCACCCCACTTTAGACCAGAGTGAAAGTGCAGAAGCAGAACACAGCATTCACAAAACAAGGAGTTAAGAATTGctgctctttctttctccctgcatctcacacacacagcagaggaaagcagcagcagcagcagcagtgtttcTCATGATGGTGGATATCAATAAGCTGCAGCAGATCACTGCTGTTTCAGTGTACTTTGTAATGCAAGCTTGGCTTAACTTGCCACATCTTTATTTGCTGATGTAAGGATACCATCTCTGAGACAAATGGCTTGTTGCTAAGTGCACTGATAATTAATTCAAATAAGCAGATTTTGGCTAAGATGGAGACAGTGGTAGGAGGAATTGAATGAAGAGAAACAAAACTAGTCAGTCTGCCTGATGGTAAAGAGAATAATGTACATGCTTACTTATAAGAAGCTTGGGGTCTGAATACACCGTTTAATTTTTACTAGTCACAGATATATAAAGGCACATTAAATACAATATAATGTActgtcttctttgtttttggggACTAAACATAATTATTTCTCCTCCTCCGTCTCTGCCTACAGATTCTTCTGTGACTGTGGTGCTGGGACGCTGTCAAATCCTTGCACGTTAGCAGGAGAGCCGACACATGACACAGACACTCTGTATGACTCAGCTCCCCCTATAGAGTCCAATACACTGCAGCACAACTGAAGTCCCGAGGTGCTTCTGCGCTTCAGCAGTAATGGACGTATAAGACACTTTAAGTTGTGCCGTGGATGAGCAATTCCAAACTAAAACACAGATTCACTTTGGCAAAAATATACAGTgactttaaaaagtaaaacaaaacaaaaaaaagacttgcGACTCGGATATTCTAAAAGAAGACATTTAGAAAAAAGGTGATTATGGATGCctcacattttcttttccttaCATTTTTTGACAAAAGATGACATCAGTGGGACAGAGCAGAAGAGCGACTGATTCGGGATTTGTGGGTCTGTTGATTTGGTCAAGTAAATGATGCCGGTGAGAGTTGGACAAAATCCACCGAGGCTTATCTGCTTTTGGGAAGCGGATGAACGGAATACTGCAGTGTACAGATCCACCATGGAGAGTCAGTCAGAAGAGGTTACAGCTTGTCTCATGAAAAGGCAAAAGCCCCCAAATACAACAATGCTTCCATCACTGGGCAACCGACGTGCTCGTATAATATGTACGGGAAAAATGACCTAGCacttcagcattttttttttttttcttcaagacAACTGTTGAGATTtgattttaatgctttttttgtgtagttttgtattttcatgCAAAAATCTTACTGTACTTgaatgtctttattttattaagtgttttaatttttttttttgttattatacCCTAGAATTGCTGTAATTATACTCATGTCGCAGTATCTAACTTCTTTCTGTGAAAGAGATCAGAGACAAGAGAGGAAAACACTAAACACTTTCTCCAGCAATGTTGACTCCTTTACACTTGCAATACAGAAAAATAGATGTGTAATTGTGCTTTCACAAGACTTGTATATCTTCTTGTTTGTTGATGATGTTCCAGTCTGCTTTACATGATCTatgcatatttttttgtttagtatCTGTTGGCCTGTCACCATTACTTTAATTGAAGACCTGACAGTACAGATGTACATGCAACTGCATCTTGATTGGAAATTAACCCATGATAAGCTAATTAAGACAGGTTTCTTTTTAATAATCTCTGGCCCTGGTCAGCATTTGACAATAAAATATTGAACAATCAAGATGCCATTGAAAAAGCTGTGAGCTGAGGCCATTTAGGCTGTTACTTTGTGAATTGATCTCAGTTCAGTAATCTAGACACAAGTGTCTTTTTCGCTACCGTCGCAGGCACAGATGCTGTTTAACAGCCCATTAGGTTACAAACTTCTGGCTTCCTTTATGTCCTCCAAATGAAAGAGCCGAGTCTTATGAAAGCATAAGTTTTGATGCGTTTTCCCATTGTTTGCCAATGTTGCTGGAGAATTTAAAGAGGCTTTTACTCTACTGAAGCTGAGACAAGTATCTATATACAGCGCTTTATTGGTTTTATTGCCCCCTTCCCCCAATTCATGTGTACTGGTGATTGTGGGTTCTCATACAGACTGAAATGTATGCATGTATCATAACATCTAGACTTAATATATTGTGAAGTATTCAATAACCGTTATGTAGGCGCTAGCGTGAATTAAAAGGGTTTAATTTCCTAGATGAAacattgtcatttttttaaaataaactttattagaTCAATTcagtagtgttttttttttaatgacaaaacaaacacaaaaatgcatCGAATTTTTAACAACAGTTTACAGAGTACTGAGCAGTTGAATGAGGGAAGTGAAACGGGTGCTGTCCGGTGCAGCATCCTCAGCGAACTGGCACAGCTTCCTGTATGAGGGGACAGGAGGGAACATAAGTAACCACGCTCTGACTTTAACAGATCAGCATTGTGTGTCACTGTAGTATCTGCAGAATAACTGATGCGAAACAATAATACGTACTTGAAAAGTCTGAGACTGACGGTGCTTTTCTCAAACTCTCTGGCCTTCCTGTGTCCTGACTGGATAACTTCCTCTGGTAGGTTGGCGAGTCGAGCAGCATTGAATCCATAACTCTTAGGACACGCACCCGTTATGAACTTGTAGAGGAAAGTGATGGTCTCTTGACTTGGATCCTCACACTCATTCTCCACCATGCATGCCTGAAGGAGGGGGTGAAAGGGAAACATGATACTTAAAACCCACAAACAGActgcattaaagaaaaaaaaaaaagtagtaaaTCCTCCGGGTTTGACAAATAAATCATTGCCTCCTGCTGTTCCCCCTAATGAACAGCAGGAGGCAATTTTGGTTGtaaaaaaagtccaaaatgaGCTGCCATTCCTTTATGACCCAACTAAACACTTTTGCTAATGAGTTGATAAGAACTAAATGAGACCTTCATCCAATTTATGACCTCATTTTCTAGGTCCCATCCCTCACTCAGTTGTCATGCCTTGACAACTAAAAGGCTCAACCTGAGGTTTCATAACAGAAATTCACAAAccaaagctgtttacagtaatgtCACCATAGTGCACATTATATATGATACACTAAAGTAACACAGACTAACAAATCGTAAATAGTATCTGGGCAATTGTGTGAAACTTGCCATGTACAATTTGAAACGATCAAATTCCGGTGTGTTCATAATATCTTTATTTCttcagtttatttatacagtaacgaatcacaacaacatttgcctcaaggcgctttatattgcaaggtagaccctacaataaacCTTACAATTTTTTGCACCATGTTACTAAACCAGCAAAATGTTAAGAGCAGGAAGCTGCCGGTTGTGGCTTGGGCTCCAGGCATGCAGCTGTGCTCAAAGAGCAGATGTAGCCACAAACTGCTCAATTTATTGTCTCACACTAAAGGTTTTTGCTTTCATTTGTCTTGTACATAACCTCATTAATGCACTCTGAAAGCAAGAACTCAGCTAATACTGGATACTTGGGGCACACACACTAAAGACACACACTGACCCATTTACAAAGAAAAGCTGCAAGgctgtgaaaaatgtaaataaaaagaatacAATAATTTGCTAATCATTTAAACattatattttacattaatttataaaaatacagcctcatttatttatttcaggaTTCATTTCCTTGCAAAATGTACCATTTAATTGGTATAtaaatttgtctttttattaCCGTCCTAAATGACCTTGCATTGTCGAGTATCGAGTGTGATTAGCATTGCTGTACTCACCATGTGGCCCAAACGCACGGCAGGGTTGTTGGCATAGTCCTCCACCAGGGAGTGGTAATGTGTAGAGAACAGAGTGCGACAGCAGATCTTCTCAGCAAGCTCCTTGACAACAGCGCTGGCGATTGCTGTGCCATCATATGTGGCTGTGCCCCTTCCTGCAAGCAGTTCACAGCTCAGTAATTACACCACAACAATACTGTGCTGAGAATACAGTCTATGCTATCCACCAATCATGTGAATAAGCTTTAATAAGCAAACTAAATAAATGCTTACCTAATTCATCCAGAAGCACAAGTGAGTGTTTAGTGGCATGGTGCAGGATGCTGGAAGTCTCACTCAGCTCCACAAAGAAAGTGCTTTCTCCTGTAGAGCACAGAGTTGAAAATACAAGTTCAGCTCATGAAGCACAAGCTCAGATCATTATTCCTAATATGTTAAGAGTCTCTGATGTTACCAGCCATGATACGATCTGAGGCGCCCAGCCGAGTGAAGACCCTGTCAACTGGCGTGAAGCGGAGGCTCTCAGCTGGAATGTAGCAACCCAGCTGGGCAAGAATGATCACGAGTCCACACTGTACAACAGGAGCAGCACGTTATCTTAATATGGACCAACTGAGACTGCAACTGACACTGCCTATGTAGACTGTggagaaaacatgtgaaaatgtaTGTTTACATTTATACATATAGTCATAAACACCCACTTGTCTCATTAGAGTAGACTTTCCACCCATGTTTGGCCCTGTGACGAGGACGCAAGAGGCCAGACTGTCATCTTCACCATTTTCACCGGTGCCAGGGCAGCCAATGAAGATGTCATTAGGAATGAAGTCGTCGCCAAAAAAGGTCTTGGTGACACAGGGATGACGGGATCCCTTGAGGTCAATGAAGGGTGCAACCTGGGCGTCATCCTCGGGAAGCACGACCTCTGGC
It encodes:
- the fbxo11a gene encoding F-box only protein 11a isoform X3, which gives rise to MVAEESGPGAQNSPYQLRRKSLPKRTVCPTKPSMEGASTSTTENFGHRPKRPRVSGKCQDLPAAPAEQYLQEKLPDEVVLKIFSYLLEQDLCRAACVCKRFSELANDPILWKRLYMEVFEYTRPMMHPEAGKFYQINPEEYEQPNPWKESFQQLYKGAHVKPGFAEHFYSNPARYKGRDNMFYYDTIEDALGGGQEPHFDGLIFVHSGIYTDEWIYVESPITMIGAAPGKVAEKVIIENTRDSTFVFMEGSEDAYVGYMTIRFNPDDKSAQHHNAHHCLEITVNCSPIIDHCIIRSTCTVGSAVCVSGQGACPTIKHCNISDCENVGLYITDHAQGIYEDNEISNNALAGIWVKNHGNPIIRRNHIHHGRDVGVFTFDHGMGYFESCNIHRNRIAGFEVKAYANPTVVRCEIHHGQTGGIYVHEKGRGQFIENKIFANNFAGVWITSNSDPTIRGNAIFNGNQGGVYIFGDGRGLIEGNDIYGNALAGIQIRTNSCPIVRHNKIHDGQHGGIYVHEKGQGVIEENEVYSNTLAGVWVTTGSTPVLRRNRIHSGKQVGVYFYDNGHGVLEDNDIYNHMYSGVQIRTGSNPKIRRNKIWGGQNGGILVYNSGLGFIEDNEIFDNAMAGVWIKTDSNPTLRRNKIHDGRDGGICIFNGGRGLLEENDIFRNAQAGVLISTNSHPVLRKNRIFDGFAAGIEITNHATATLEGNQIFNNRFGGLFLASGVNVTMKDNKILNNQDAIEKAVSRGQCLYKISSYTSYPMHDFYRCHTCNTTDRNAICVNCIKKCHQGHDVEFIRHDRFFCDCGAGTLSNPCTLAGEPTHDTDTLYDSAPPIESNTLQHN
- the fbxo11a gene encoding F-box only protein 11a isoform X1, which encodes MNSVRASNVSRRPRRVSRPRPVQPERNHQERDEDVPADMVAEESGPGAQNSPYQLRRKSLPKRTVCPTKPSMEGASTSTTENFGHRPKRPRVSGKCQDLPAAPAEQYLQEKLPDEVVLKIFSYLLEQDLCRAACVCKRFSELANDPILWKRLYMEVFEYTRPMMHPEAGKFYQINPEEYEQPNPWKESFQQLYKGAHVKPGFAEHFYSNPARYKGRDNMFYYDTIEDALGGGQEPHFDGLIFVHSGIYTDEWIYVESPITMIGAAPGKVAEKVIIENTRDSTFVFMEGSEDAYVGYMTIRFNPDDKSAQHHNAHHCLEITVNCSPIIDHCIIRSTCTVGSAVCVSGQGACPTIKHCNISDCENVGLYITDHAQGIYEDNEISNNALAGIWVKNHGNPIIRRNHIHHGRDVGVFTFDHGMGYFESCNIHRNRIAGFEVKAYANPTVVRCEIHHGQTGGIYVHEKGRGQFIENKIFANNFAGVWITSNSDPTIRGNAIFNGNQGGVYIFGDGRGLIEGNDIYGNALAGIQIRTNSCPIVRHNKIHDGQHGGIYVHEKGQGVIEENEVYSNTLAGVWVTTGSTPVLRRNRIHSGKQVGVYFYDNGHGVLEDNDIYNHMYSGVQIRTGSNPKIRRNKIWGGQNGGILVYNSGLGFIEDNEIFDNAMAGVWIKTDSNPTLRRNKIHDGRDGGICIFNGGRGLLEENDIFRNAQAGVLISTNSHPVLRKNRIFDGFAAGIEITNHATATLEGNQIFNNRFGGLFLASGVNVTMKDNKILNNQDAIEKAVSRGQCLYKISSYTSYPMHDFYRCHTCNTTDRNAICVNCIKKCHQGHDVEFIRHDRFFCDCGAGTLSNPCTLAGEPTHDTDTLYDSAPPIESNTLQHN
- the fbxo11a gene encoding F-box only protein 11a isoform X2, whose translation is MNSVRASNVSRRPRRVSRPRPVQPERNHQERDEDVPADMVAEESGPGAQNSPYQLRRKSLPKRTVCPTKPSMEGASTSTTENFGHRPKRPRVSGKCQDLPAPAEQYLQEKLPDEVVLKIFSYLLEQDLCRAACVCKRFSELANDPILWKRLYMEVFEYTRPMMHPEAGKFYQINPEEYEQPNPWKESFQQLYKGAHVKPGFAEHFYSNPARYKGRDNMFYYDTIEDALGGGQEPHFDGLIFVHSGIYTDEWIYVESPITMIGAAPGKVAEKVIIENTRDSTFVFMEGSEDAYVGYMTIRFNPDDKSAQHHNAHHCLEITVNCSPIIDHCIIRSTCTVGSAVCVSGQGACPTIKHCNISDCENVGLYITDHAQGIYEDNEISNNALAGIWVKNHGNPIIRRNHIHHGRDVGVFTFDHGMGYFESCNIHRNRIAGFEVKAYANPTVVRCEIHHGQTGGIYVHEKGRGQFIENKIFANNFAGVWITSNSDPTIRGNAIFNGNQGGVYIFGDGRGLIEGNDIYGNALAGIQIRTNSCPIVRHNKIHDGQHGGIYVHEKGQGVIEENEVYSNTLAGVWVTTGSTPVLRRNRIHSGKQVGVYFYDNGHGVLEDNDIYNHMYSGVQIRTGSNPKIRRNKIWGGQNGGILVYNSGLGFIEDNEIFDNAMAGVWIKTDSNPTLRRNKIHDGRDGGICIFNGGRGLLEENDIFRNAQAGVLISTNSHPVLRKNRIFDGFAAGIEITNHATATLEGNQIFNNRFGGLFLASGVNVTMKDNKILNNQDAIEKAVSRGQCLYKISSYTSYPMHDFYRCHTCNTTDRNAICVNCIKKCHQGHDVEFIRHDRFFCDCGAGTLSNPCTLAGEPTHDTDTLYDSAPPIESNTLQHN